In one Leptospira yasudae genomic region, the following are encoded:
- a CDS encoding DUF1577 domain-containing protein has translation MTVQYQKYLQAPRSWETIQDLNKIKYILKEYIHFQGLLVKESPFHQELKPMEIREDGSFVFPIDSTLTNVDDELVLYRTLSKHIEIGFEVIEKTDSQIVCKPVFAKIAKTQRMSPRIEGLIGKVISHKFLIPRKELEINKVLGTSGQIILNDLNRKVKAMYPNSKLVFSSSKELTPEEELVKKFKKPIYIPDTSVLDTGKEGEFANLDLLPIKEVLQEELILEERMRFFKGSKTRSLLIYPIVFQNGGEAQIFAMGVIESSEGPISDKVIPLYKEMEEIFNSRMGDSNTKSLDIRQNVLNISEGGILLEVTESELIESFLHKPVFTADITFKMQAPLRFAFHIRHISQVGEIYHVGAEIVGSNDAKANMTLLKKNMNFIKTQ, from the coding sequence ATGACGGTACAATATCAAAAATATCTGCAAGCTCCCAGGTCTTGGGAAACGATCCAAGACCTGAATAAGATCAAATATATTCTCAAGGAATACATTCACTTTCAGGGTTTGCTCGTTAAAGAATCCCCTTTTCATCAGGAATTGAAGCCGATGGAAATCCGGGAAGACGGATCGTTCGTATTTCCCATCGACTCAACTCTTACGAACGTCGACGACGAACTCGTTCTATATAGAACTCTTTCCAAACATATAGAAATCGGATTCGAAGTGATCGAAAAAACCGATTCTCAGATCGTTTGCAAACCCGTTTTCGCAAAAATCGCGAAAACCCAAAGAATGTCACCTCGCATCGAAGGGTTGATCGGCAAAGTCATTTCGCATAAGTTTTTGATTCCTAGAAAAGAATTAGAAATCAATAAAGTACTTGGAACTTCCGGTCAGATCATCCTCAACGATTTGAATCGCAAGGTAAAAGCGATGTATCCGAATTCCAAACTCGTATTCAGTTCTTCTAAAGAACTCACGCCCGAGGAAGAACTCGTAAAAAAATTCAAAAAGCCGATCTACATCCCCGATACGTCGGTTTTGGACACCGGTAAAGAAGGCGAATTTGCAAACCTGGATCTTCTTCCGATCAAAGAAGTTCTTCAAGAAGAATTGATTCTCGAAGAAAGAATGCGTTTCTTTAAAGGAAGCAAAACCCGTTCTCTTCTTATTTATCCGATCGTCTTTCAAAACGGAGGTGAAGCTCAAATCTTTGCGATGGGTGTGATCGAATCGAGCGAAGGTCCGATCTCAGATAAAGTCATCCCTTTGTATAAGGAGATGGAAGAGATTTTCAATTCGAGAATGGGAGATTCCAACACGAAATCGTTAGACATCAGACAAAACGTCCTGAACATTTCGGAAGGTGGAATTCTTCTTGAGGTTACCGAATCCGAACTGATCGAATCCTTTCTTCACAAACCGGTTTTTACGGCCGATATCACCTTTAAGATGCAAGCCCCGCTGCGATTTGCGTTTCATATCCGACATATTTCTCAAGTCGGAGAAATCTATCACGTGGGTGCAGAAATAGTTGGCTCCAACGATGCTAAGGCAAATATGACTCTATTGAAGAAAAATATGAACTTCATTAAGACTCAGTAA
- a CDS encoding OmpA family protein, giving the protein MRPFLKSIFFLFFCTLAPVFSQPLPDLPEKQFGQPLNTQNDEYNPIISPDGKYVVFQSNRPGGEGGMDLWISENVRYMDKEIPAEWTKPVNMNQNIREELRRPSVPGVRKPNLFNSNAFEGGVSILFDANHAPSEIYFTSTINTAVGRTGFEGLNIYKTVKDKKTGRWTDPEHLNEINSNFNEKMPAISPDGNFLIFSSDRPGGYGDFDLWISVRNTKNGTWSQPKNLGAPLNSSESDILPFIHQDGEQLYFSSNREDERKKFKLYRIFLRYKTALDSMLEDEEEPEESPTAKQNENVVPKVDQSSLLLLPKPFNTDKWEGFDNEGISFDRDGIWAYISSNRTGGEGQFDIYRFQVPESLRNSYALNFKGLVLDGSEKTMIGLDSTLKIYDGNKPATVITSKRIGGDLTKGKPSNFSANLQTGRVYRVEISSPGFHPQEDVLDLRGNIGKNRKIYRTYVLLPIKTGEGKTEETKAEPSVENQTPTSAAMKVVVADATTKQIISDAKVTLFTPINRKGESLIQETDKKSFLVNKLPESDFELFATAPKYISESVNIVQKNISKNGTVTIFLKAEKDVDPIYNLQLYFEFNKTKITDENKKFLAPLVDYLVKNASDKIEIGGHTDNVASKEYNTRLSAKRARNVYEYLLSKGISEKRMKVRAYWYSQPEADNETETGRAKNRRVGFRKL; this is encoded by the coding sequence ATGCGTCCTTTTTTGAAATCGATTTTCTTTTTATTTTTCTGCACACTCGCGCCCGTTTTTTCGCAGCCCTTGCCGGATCTTCCCGAAAAACAATTCGGCCAACCTCTCAACACACAAAACGACGAGTACAATCCGATCATCAGCCCTGACGGCAAATACGTCGTGTTTCAATCCAATCGTCCCGGCGGCGAAGGCGGAATGGATCTTTGGATTTCCGAAAACGTCCGCTACATGGACAAAGAAATTCCCGCCGAATGGACCAAGCCGGTAAACATGAATCAGAACATTCGGGAAGAATTGAGACGTCCTTCCGTTCCGGGCGTTCGCAAACCGAACTTATTCAACTCGAACGCATTCGAAGGCGGCGTTTCGATTTTATTCGACGCAAACCATGCACCTTCCGAAATTTATTTCACATCCACGATCAACACGGCTGTGGGCCGTACCGGTTTTGAAGGTTTGAACATTTATAAAACCGTAAAAGACAAGAAGACCGGAAGATGGACCGATCCCGAACATCTCAACGAAATCAATTCCAACTTCAACGAGAAGATGCCTGCGATTTCACCCGATGGAAACTTTCTGATCTTTTCATCGGATCGTCCGGGCGGTTACGGAGATTTCGATCTTTGGATCTCGGTTCGAAATACGAAAAATGGAACTTGGTCTCAACCGAAAAATTTAGGAGCGCCTCTCAATTCTTCCGAAAGCGACATTCTTCCGTTTATTCATCAAGATGGAGAACAACTCTATTTCAGCTCCAATCGCGAAGACGAAAGAAAGAAGTTCAAACTCTACCGGATCTTCCTCCGATATAAAACCGCGTTAGACAGCATGTTGGAAGACGAAGAAGAACCGGAAGAATCACCGACCGCGAAACAAAATGAAAACGTCGTTCCGAAAGTGGATCAATCGTCTTTGTTGCTTCTTCCAAAACCGTTTAACACGGACAAATGGGAAGGATTCGACAACGAAGGAATCAGCTTTGATCGAGATGGAATTTGGGCTTATATTTCTTCCAACCGCACGGGAGGAGAAGGTCAGTTCGACATCTATCGCTTTCAGGTCCCGGAATCTCTCCGCAATTCTTACGCGCTCAACTTCAAGGGTTTGGTTTTGGACGGTTCCGAAAAAACGATGATCGGATTGGATTCAACGTTGAAGATTTACGACGGAAACAAACCTGCAACCGTAATCACTTCCAAACGGATCGGAGGCGATCTCACAAAAGGAAAGCCGTCGAACTTCTCTGCAAATCTTCAAACGGGAAGAGTTTATCGTGTTGAGATCAGTTCTCCCGGATTTCATCCTCAGGAAGACGTTCTCGATCTGAGAGGAAATATTGGAAAGAATCGAAAGATTTATAGAACGTACGTGCTTCTTCCCATCAAAACCGGAGAAGGAAAAACGGAAGAAACGAAAGCCGAACCATCCGTTGAGAATCAAACTCCGACTTCCGCAGCGATGAAAGTGGTTGTAGCGGACGCCACAACGAAACAAATTATTTCCGATGCAAAAGTCACACTTTTTACACCGATCAATCGAAAAGGAGAATCTCTGATTCAGGAAACGGATAAGAAATCCTTTTTAGTCAATAAATTGCCGGAAAGCGATTTCGAATTATTTGCGACCGCTCCGAAATATATTTCCGAAAGTGTGAACATCGTTCAAAAAAATATTTCCAAAAATGGAACCGTGACGATTTTTCTTAAAGCGGAGAAGGACGTAGATCCGATCTATAATCTACAACTTTACTTCGAATTTAATAAAACAAAAATCACGGACGAGAACAAAAAGTTCCTAGCGCCTCTTGTAGACTATCTTGTTAAAAATGCGTCCGATAAAATTGAAATCGGGGGGCATACGGATAACGTCGCCTCGAAAGAATACAATACGAGATTGAGTGCTAAAAGGGCTCGTAACGTTTATGAATATCTTCTTTCTAAGGGGATTTCGGAAAAACGGATGAAAGTCAGAGCCTATTGGTATTCGCAACCGGAAGCTGATAATGAGACAGAAACTGGCAGAGCAAAAAACAGAAGAGTGGGTTTCAGAAAGCTCTAA
- the folP gene encoding dihydropteroate synthase: MESKLDTNSSEHSPVIFGVLNITEDSFSDGGKYLTHSASLQKAESLVSQGANVIDIGAQSSNIQAGLVGPEIEWVRMKNLIPDLIAKGVRVSVDSFQPEVIARSLEAGAEFINHIRGFVDSESVREISKFAGSDRKFILMYSHNQSNRAEKNSHLTQDNVISEIVGFFRERKKTLIEAGIPQEQLIFDPGMGFFLSPDFQVSFEVLRRIQTLQEEFSPMMVSVTKKSFLGNALGGLEVNEREIATVIAELYLSIQKVEYIRTHEPKNLRQALRIWNLLRCS, encoded by the coding sequence ATGGAAAGTAAGCTGGATACGAATTCTTCGGAGCATTCTCCCGTGATCTTCGGAGTTTTGAACATCACTGAAGATTCGTTTTCGGACGGTGGAAAATATCTGACTCATTCTGCTTCCTTGCAAAAGGCCGAATCCCTTGTGTCTCAAGGCGCAAACGTGATCGATATCGGTGCGCAATCTTCCAATATCCAAGCGGGTTTGGTCGGGCCCGAAATCGAATGGGTGAGAATGAAGAATTTGATCCCTGATCTGATCGCAAAGGGAGTTCGTGTTTCCGTCGATTCGTTTCAACCGGAAGTCATTGCTCGTTCCTTGGAAGCCGGAGCCGAATTTATCAATCATATCCGCGGTTTTGTGGATTCTGAATCCGTTCGTGAAATTTCAAAGTTTGCGGGCAGCGATCGAAAATTCATTCTCATGTATTCGCACAATCAATCCAATCGCGCGGAAAAGAATTCTCACCTTACGCAGGATAACGTGATTTCCGAAATCGTCGGATTTTTTCGGGAAAGAAAAAAGACTCTGATCGAAGCGGGAATTCCGCAGGAACAATTGATCTTTGATCCGGGAATGGGATTTTTTCTCAGCCCCGATTTTCAAGTCAGCTTTGAGGTTTTAAGAAGAATCCAAACTCTTCAAGAGGAATTCTCACCGATGATGGTTTCCGTTACGAAGAAATCGTTTTTAGGAAACGCACTCGGCGGTTTGGAAGTGAACGAACGCGAAATCGCGACCGTGATCGCTGAATTGTATCTTTCCATTCAAAAAGTGGAATATATCAGAACGCACGAACCGAAAAATCTGAGACAGGCTCTGCGTATTTGGAATCTTCTTCGTTGTTCGTGA
- a CDS encoding tetratricopeptide repeat protein yields MRFELLSLVLLASLFQFCIYPIREAEVLETDPSFLYLNSSEFSQAELETISSVWKVRGLRGKGTTAEDKNNIGVLLAKNSLLDDAEAAWKECLKLSDHNPVCFSNLIRMHYLIDEYDLAKEEISLYLKSAKKDQIQQFRKLLNTQNRREETVLLLDVQSKIPGMEVVSWEELSAYFLEKQDFEKAYYYLERILQINPYHKNARASMVLLAHDLEKWDDLLMFAMNLHSTDDKIPDLNYYIAKAYYEKRNYSEALEWIRKSPESEKETVPFIELWKRILLSVNPNADLHPILPYIKRMQAKGLQIREEEILPTLNPAGKKTIEDIKVGR; encoded by the coding sequence CTGCGGTTCGAACTTCTATCGCTCGTATTACTCGCGTCTCTTTTTCAATTTTGTATTTATCCGATCCGCGAAGCGGAAGTATTGGAAACCGATCCTTCCTTTTTATATTTGAATTCATCCGAATTTTCTCAAGCTGAACTGGAAACGATTTCTTCCGTTTGGAAAGTAAGAGGTCTTCGCGGAAAGGGGACCACCGCGGAAGATAAAAACAATATCGGCGTTCTTTTAGCGAAGAATTCCCTTTTGGACGACGCGGAAGCCGCTTGGAAAGAATGTCTGAAACTTTCCGATCACAACCCGGTCTGTTTTTCCAACTTGATCCGCATGCATTATCTGATCGATGAATACGATCTTGCAAAAGAGGAAATCTCTCTTTATTTGAAATCCGCAAAGAAGGATCAGATTCAACAATTTCGCAAACTATTGAATACGCAAAACAGAAGAGAAGAAACGGTTTTGTTGCTCGACGTTCAATCCAAGATTCCCGGAATGGAAGTCGTTTCTTGGGAAGAATTAAGCGCCTATTTTCTTGAAAAGCAGGACTTCGAAAAAGCGTATTACTATTTGGAAAGAATTCTCCAGATCAATCCGTATCACAAAAACGCACGAGCATCGATGGTCCTGCTCGCGCACGACTTGGAAAAGTGGGACGACCTTTTGATGTTCGCGATGAATCTTCATTCGACGGACGACAAAATCCCCGATTTGAATTATTATATCGCGAAAGCATATTACGAAAAACGAAATTACTCCGAGGCACTGGAGTGGATTCGAAAATCTCCCGAATCGGAAAAGGAAACGGTTCCCTTCATTGAACTCTGGAAACGGATTCTTTTGTCCGTAAATCCGAACGCGGACTTACATCCGATTCTCCCTTATATCAAACGAATGCAGGCAAAAGGTTTACAAATCCGGGAAGAAGAGATTTTACCGACGCTCAATCCTGCCGGCAAGAAAACGATCGAAGACATCAAAGTCGGACGTTAA
- a CDS encoding tetratricopeptide repeat protein: MTGTDISKIFNQALALEKQGKQPEAIQLYESLIQAQPKYQKSYLNLGALYSKQGNSKKAIEVYQRALDIGKTPELYYNIGVELYRTGEIETAVRSLKKSLEIEKRFLKSHILLAYCYRQLEKDDKTELYLTNAIRLDANNRMALTALATLYFEKERWKECLETAEKVNKLYPGDSRIQVLISEVHTRLGNFKQSFEILKQATSQSKGFTRFSDAIEEAKKNPEEAAFFDSLEKLTKNKLDEFRSKFEMSKENPEDFAPPNPQDALDLSLMYLFHGDKERALKYMLYAQKQLEESGAQEG; this comes from the coding sequence ATGACCGGGACAGATATCAGCAAAATCTTCAATCAGGCGTTGGCCTTGGAAAAACAGGGAAAACAGCCGGAAGCGATTCAGCTTTACGAAAGTCTGATCCAGGCTCAGCCGAAGTATCAAAAGTCGTATCTGAATCTCGGCGCCCTTTATTCCAAACAAGGGAATTCCAAAAAAGCGATCGAAGTCTATCAAAGGGCGCTCGATATCGGAAAAACTCCCGAGCTCTATTACAATATCGGAGTGGAACTTTATCGAACCGGGGAAATAGAAACCGCCGTAAGATCCCTCAAGAAATCCCTCGAAATCGAAAAGAGATTTTTAAAGTCGCATATCCTTCTCGCATATTGTTATCGCCAACTCGAAAAGGATGATAAAACCGAACTCTATCTTACGAACGCGATTCGACTCGATGCAAACAATCGAATGGCGTTGACCGCGCTCGCAACGTTATACTTTGAAAAGGAACGCTGGAAAGAATGTTTGGAAACGGCGGAAAAGGTGAACAAACTTTATCCGGGCGATTCGAGAATACAGGTGTTGATCTCGGAAGTTCATACCCGCTTGGGAAACTTCAAACAATCCTTTGAAATTCTCAAACAAGCCACTTCGCAGTCGAAAGGATTTACTCGATTTTCGGACGCGATCGAAGAAGCGAAGAAGAATCCGGAAGAAGCCGCCTTTTTCGATTCTCTGGAAAAACTTACGAAAAACAAACTCGATGAATTCCGTTCCAAATTCGAGATGAGCAAAGAAAATCCGGAAGACTTCGCTCCTCCGAACCCGCAGGATGCACTTGATCTTTCACTCATGTATTTGTTCCATGGCGATAAAGAACGCGCTCTCAAGTACATGCTCTATGCTCAAAAACAATTGGAAGAATCCGGTGCCCAAGAAGGCTGA
- the mpl36 gene encoding RlpA family plasminogen-binding lipoprotein MPL36 encodes MKQIAILVALIIFTSCASVESKRSVSASGDPSEIFFEKEIAPMDRESGSSASQKPGRRSFEEELNVEKYAKAQPPEKSNNSGGDFDEIGMSSWYGAKFHGKPTASGEKFDKTKLTAAHPTLPLGSIIRVQNLENQKEVLVRVNDRGPFVKDRIIDLSEKAADTLEFKDVGLAKVGIKVVKRGGAAGDESEDLENNDDEDALLGDEGKPEKLQPQKSDYPNKPIAGGKYIKGSPKGYTVQVGVFRDQTRAEAYKASLGQEYGEKTFVFTRDGLFVIQLGDFGSRTGAESLKSKLKTDGIDCFIPKK; translated from the coding sequence ATGAAACAAATAGCAATCTTAGTTGCCCTGATTATTTTTACGTCTTGCGCATCCGTTGAATCGAAACGAAGCGTCAGCGCTTCCGGAGATCCGTCCGAGATCTTTTTTGAAAAAGAGATCGCTCCCATGGATAGAGAATCCGGTTCATCCGCTTCCCAAAAACCCGGACGGAGATCGTTCGAGGAAGAGCTGAACGTTGAAAAATATGCAAAGGCTCAACCTCCTGAAAAATCCAACAATTCCGGCGGAGATTTCGACGAAATCGGAATGTCTTCTTGGTACGGAGCGAAATTTCACGGTAAACCGACCGCAAGCGGAGAAAAGTTCGACAAAACGAAACTTACCGCAGCGCATCCGACTCTTCCCTTGGGTTCGATCATCCGTGTTCAGAATTTGGAAAACCAGAAAGAAGTGCTGGTTCGCGTGAACGACAGAGGACCTTTCGTAAAAGATAGAATTATCGATCTTTCCGAAAAAGCGGCAGACACGCTGGAATTCAAAGACGTGGGACTCGCAAAAGTAGGAATCAAAGTCGTAAAGCGCGGAGGAGCCGCGGGTGATGAATCCGAAGACCTTGAAAACAACGACGACGAAGACGCTCTGTTAGGCGATGAAGGAAAACCGGAAAAACTTCAACCGCAAAAATCGGATTATCCGAACAAACCGATCGCGGGTGGAAAGTATATCAAAGGTTCTCCGAAAGGTTATACCGTTCAAGTGGGAGTTTTCCGCGATCAAACCAGAGCGGAAGCGTACAAAGCGAGTCTCGGACAAGAATACGGAGAAAAGACGTTCGTATTTACAAGAGACGGTTTGTTCGTAATTCAGTTGGGCGATTTCGGCAGCAGAACAGGAGCCGAATCTCTGAAATCGAAATTAAAAACGGACGGGATCGACTGCTTTATTCCAAAAAAGTAA
- the cysE gene encoding serine O-acetyltransferase — translation MFENIKFIKKYDPAAKSYLEIILCYPGLHALWFHKLAHFLYRIKLPLIPRMINTFSRFITGIDIHPGAQIANGIMIDHGHGVVIGETATVAKGCLIYQGVTLGGTGKESGKRHPSLLENVVVGAGAKILGNITIGKNVRVGAGSVVMRDVPHDTTVVGIPAKVVRSKMPIGEEGEHMLDHNEIPDPVAKVFSILLERIETLQKEIHDLGKDGGHHTPLKKEKDNLEEILDEFIHGGGI, via the coding sequence TTGTTCGAGAACATTAAATTTATCAAGAAGTATGATCCAGCCGCTAAGTCGTATTTGGAAATTATACTCTGTTATCCTGGTTTGCACGCGCTTTGGTTTCATAAGCTCGCTCATTTTCTTTATCGGATAAAACTTCCCTTAATTCCAAGGATGATCAATACTTTTTCCAGATTCATCACCGGAATCGACATTCATCCAGGCGCTCAGATCGCGAACGGAATTATGATCGATCACGGTCACGGAGTCGTGATCGGAGAAACCGCTACCGTAGCAAAAGGTTGTTTGATCTATCAAGGCGTCACTTTAGGTGGAACAGGAAAAGAATCCGGTAAACGTCACCCTTCCTTACTGGAGAACGTGGTCGTCGGAGCGGGAGCGAAAATTCTCGGGAATATCACCATCGGTAAAAATGTCAGAGTCGGAGCCGGTTCCGTGGTGATGCGAGACGTTCCGCACGATACGACCGTGGTCGGAATTCCGGCAAAAGTCGTTCGTTCCAAAATGCCGATCGGAGAAGAAGGCGAACATATGCTGGATCACAATGAAATTCCCGATCCGGTCGCAAAAGTATTCTCTATCCTGCTCGAACGAATCGAAACTCTTCAAAAAGAAATTCACGATTTAGGCAAAGACGGTGGCCATCATACTCCGTTGAAAAAGGAAAAAGACAATCTGGAAGAGATTCTGGACGAGTTCATCCACGGCGGGGGAATTTAA
- a CDS encoding site-2 protease family protein: protein MKQSRFSTHVILFILTFLTLTFQSEFFEIPFLSVQYLKELFFLRLPYSLSLIIILLAHEMGHFLAARYYGVKATWPYFIPVPFAPIGTMGAVIRILEPIRNKKQLFDIGIWGPLMSLILSVPCYVLGIYWSSLVPMDTVRGNPGIISFGESLFTIFINQWILGPFDPAVQDVWIHPLAQAGWVGLLVTAINLLPFGQLDGGHVIYSIFGEKYRNWIYYLFTGFLLLCLWNFSWLLWGFLIYFIIKVEHPFVPDPVVPLDRVRKIGGLLILFALIFIFVPSPIQLGTDINRPGLAEELWISLKSVFSGI, encoded by the coding sequence TTGAAACAATCTCGATTTTCAACACACGTCATCTTGTTCATCCTTACCTTTCTGACTCTCACGTTTCAAAGTGAATTTTTCGAAATTCCTTTCCTATCGGTTCAGTATTTAAAAGAATTATTTTTTCTTAGACTTCCGTATTCGCTTTCTTTGATTATAATTCTTTTAGCGCATGAGATGGGACATTTTTTGGCGGCGCGATATTACGGTGTTAAAGCGACTTGGCCGTATTTTATTCCGGTTCCTTTCGCGCCGATTGGAACGATGGGAGCGGTGATTCGAATCCTCGAGCCGATTCGAAATAAAAAACAACTTTTCGACATCGGAATCTGGGGACCGTTGATGAGCTTGATTCTTTCGGTTCCTTGTTACGTTTTAGGAATCTACTGGTCTTCTCTGGTTCCGATGGACACTGTCCGAGGGAATCCGGGAATCATTTCCTTCGGAGAATCTCTTTTCACGATTTTTATCAATCAGTGGATCTTAGGACCGTTTGATCCCGCGGTTCAAGACGTTTGGATTCATCCGTTGGCGCAGGCGGGTTGGGTCGGATTACTGGTGACTGCGATCAACCTTCTTCCCTTCGGTCAACTCGACGGCGGCCACGTTATTTATTCCATTTTTGGTGAAAAATATCGGAATTGGATTTATTATCTTTTTACGGGGTTTTTGCTTTTATGTCTTTGGAATTTTTCCTGGTTACTGTGGGGTTTCCTGATTTATTTCATCATAAAAGTAGAACACCCTTTTGTCCCTGACCCGGTGGTTCCCTTGGATCGAGTTCGAAAGATCGGCGGCCTTTTGATTTTGTTCGCGCTGATTTTCATTTTTGTGCCTTCTCCCATCCAACTCGGAACTGATATAAACAGACCCGGTCTTGCAGAGGAGCTATGGATTTCACTCAAGTCAGTTTTTTCAGGTATTTAG
- a CDS encoding MATE family efflux transporter, giving the protein MKSRFYRLTFYNILANITVPLTGLADTAILGNLDTHIFMAGAALSGILFDFIFWMFGFLRMGTTGLTAQAAGEKNEKESLFILVRSIVLACFFGALILLFSPWIREFGFRILEGSPNVKEAGLSYFDSRIPGSIAVLCNYVFTGWFLGREKSSYILIATIIGNGINVALDVWFILFLGWEAYGAGLATSISQFGMLAVFIVLFLRELRILPNLRIALLRDKHLLSMHGFFSLLHLNKDIFLRTLFLILTFSLFRNFSSEAGTEILAANTILLQLILVSAYLVDGAAFATESLAGNIYGEKNWKSLKELLVLALYNSILFTSIFLAVLFIFPNFTFGLITKSESVRVLLNEYRIWLLPVLEIGAIAFILDGFFIGLTQGRILRNSMLISTALFFFPAAYLGKIQKDNHLLWLSLVLLMIGRTVTLSLQARKFFQRVGDPTN; this is encoded by the coding sequence TTGAAATCCAGATTTTATCGACTTACATTTTACAACATCCTTGCGAATATCACCGTTCCTCTTACCGGTTTAGCGGACACAGCTATATTAGGAAATCTTGATACTCATATCTTTATGGCCGGAGCCGCGCTTTCGGGGATCCTGTTTGATTTTATCTTTTGGATGTTCGGTTTTTTGAGAATGGGAACCACCGGTTTAACGGCGCAAGCAGCCGGAGAAAAGAATGAAAAAGAATCGCTTTTTATTCTCGTGCGCTCGATCGTATTGGCTTGTTTTTTCGGGGCCTTGATCCTTTTGTTTTCTCCTTGGATACGGGAATTCGGATTTCGAATTTTAGAAGGAAGTCCGAACGTAAAGGAGGCCGGTCTTTCGTATTTCGATTCGAGAATTCCGGGTTCGATCGCCGTACTTTGCAATTACGTTTTTACCGGGTGGTTTTTAGGAAGAGAAAAGAGTTCTTATATTCTGATCGCTACCATCATCGGAAACGGAATCAATGTTGCGCTCGACGTTTGGTTTATTTTGTTTTTAGGCTGGGAAGCATACGGAGCGGGACTCGCTACGAGCATCAGTCAATTCGGTATGTTGGCCGTATTTATCGTTTTATTTCTGAGAGAATTGAGAATTCTCCCGAATTTAAGAATCGCTTTGTTACGCGACAAACATCTCTTGTCCATGCACGGCTTTTTTTCCTTGCTCCATCTCAACAAAGACATTTTTTTACGAACCTTGTTTCTGATTCTTACGTTTAGTTTGTTCCGTAATTTCAGCTCGGAAGCAGGAACCGAAATTTTAGCGGCTAATACGATTCTTCTTCAGTTGATTTTAGTAAGCGCGTATTTGGTGGACGGAGCCGCATTTGCGACCGAAAGCCTCGCCGGAAATATCTACGGAGAAAAGAATTGGAAATCGTTGAAGGAACTTTTGGTTCTCGCGCTTTATAATAGTATTCTGTTTACTTCGATCTTTCTCGCGGTTCTTTTTATATTTCCGAATTTTACGTTCGGCTTGATCACCAAAAGCGAATCGGTCCGAGTTTTGTTAAACGAATACCGAATTTGGTTGTTGCCCGTTTTGGAAATCGGAGCGATCGCTTTTATTCTAGACGGTTTTTTTATCGGACTTACGCAAGGGAGAATTCTCCGCAATTCCATGTTGATCAGCACGGCCTTATTTTTTTTTCCGGCGGCGTATCTCGGGAAAATCCAGAAGGACAATCATCTTCTTTGGCTTTCCCTCGTTTTGTTGATGATCGGTCGAACCGTAACCCTTTCCTTACAAGCGAGAAAGTTTTTTCAAAGAGTGGGAGATCCTACAAATTAA